A genomic segment from Clostridium pasteurianum BC1 encodes:
- the hemB gene encoding porphobilinogen synthase produces MFRRHRRLRENSTIRSLVRETVLTPNDFIYPIFVTEGENIKKEIESMPDNYHWSVDRLHELVQQISKAGVKGVMVFGLPDHKDEIGTSAFEEDGIVQKAVREIKELAPDLLVITDVCMCEYTSHGHCGILKNKRVDNDETIKYIAEIALSHAKAGADMVAPSDMMDGRVQAIRNTLDENGYKDVSIMAYSAKYASAFFGPFREAADSAPQFGDRKGYQMDPANIREAMLEIEDDINEGADIIMVKPAMSYLDVIRWARDKFNYPVAAYSVSGEYAMIKAAGKLGVIDEKATAMEVLVSLKRAGADIIITYFALDACHWLRGE; encoded by the coding sequence TTGTAACAGAAGGTGAAAATATAAAAAAAGAAATAGAATCCATGCCGGATAATTATCATTGGTCGGTAGATAGATTACACGAATTAGTTCAGCAGATATCAAAGGCTGGAGTAAAAGGCGTAATGGTCTTTGGATTGCCAGATCATAAAGATGAAATTGGAACTTCTGCTTTTGAAGAGGATGGAATAGTTCAAAAAGCAGTAAGAGAAATTAAGGAACTTGCCCCGGATTTACTGGTAATTACAGATGTATGTATGTGTGAATACACAAGTCATGGGCACTGTGGAATATTAAAGAATAAAAGAGTAGACAACGATGAAACTATAAAATATATAGCAGAAATTGCTTTATCCCATGCAAAGGCTGGTGCAGATATGGTAGCACCTTCCGATATGATGGATGGAAGGGTTCAGGCAATAAGAAATACTTTAGATGAAAATGGTTATAAAGATGTATCTATAATGGCCTACAGTGCAAAGTATGCCTCTGCCTTCTTTGGTCCTTTTAGAGAAGCTGCAGATTCAGCACCGCAGTTTGGAGACAGAAAGGGCTATCAGATGGATCCTGCTAATATTAGAGAGGCTATGCTTGAAATAGAGGATGACATAAATGAAGGTGCAGATATAATAATGGTAAAACCTGCAATGTCATATCTTGATGTAATAAGGTGGGCAAGAGATAAATTTAATTATCCTGTGGCTGCCTATAGCGTAAGTGGTGAGTATGCCATGATTAAGGCTGCTGGAAAGCTTGGAGTTATAGATGAAAAGGCTACAGCTATGGAGGTCTTGGTATCTCTAAAGAGAGCCGGTGCGGATATAATAATAACATATTTTGCACTGGATGCTTGTCACTGGCTGAGGGGGGAATAG